The Nothobranchius furzeri strain GRZ-AD chromosome 17, NfurGRZ-RIMD1, whole genome shotgun sequence nucleotide sequence cacgtcgcatatgtgacatcaccacagaatctcctctcccctaacgtagctgctacttaccacatggccaaatttatggtggttctttcctcctgaaggaaggatttgaagtttgctgaacacacagcccttttccctcagtttttgtCCGTGTccggttcgatgacatcactttcatgaagcacatttgtagtcctggacttttttttcacacaaaaactaaaataGCATCCCCCCAtgcaaaaataagcactttcttggtatcaaaatgtgtctttcaaatttacggacatcatatgtgaaaccatggcacaaaacaagcagaatttgaaaatagcgtttttagctccattgactggcattaattttttcgttcttctggggacccgtggtctggaagtagatgggtgtgacttaggctccctatatgctGACTTTTTCCTTGCTTGTTGTCGCATGAATGAACAAAATCATGTGTGACcttgcaattctcctgtgatttcaTGATGTTGCAGGACCAGCTGAGTGGAATGAATTCAAGGCCACTTTGCCTCCAAAACGCTTCCAGTAGGAAGTGACGTGTCTTTTACATTACGCGCTGCTTACACATCCGGTGGAAACCCTCGGTTACAAGACTCATTTTATGGCTGTCACTATGTTAGTCGGGATTTCTCCATAAAACCTAAGATCACACAAACCGCTCTTCTCTGCAGGTGCGACACTGGTTACTTACTCATCCCCTCTTTATTAAAAAACCATCTCTTTATCACTACATTTTATTGCATGGTGATGTCATTGTTGCTTTTGCCGATCATTTCCTCTGCCTTCATGAGGTCATAAAACGGCTGTTACTCCAGCTCTGAACAAAGCCGAGTGAGCCAAAGTTCAAGGTTACATTTATCATTcaaggtatccgcgggtccttaaaaagtcttaaaaagtcttaaatttacttttccaaatttaaggccttgaaaatccttaaaaattacaaataatcctgaaatacagtttccaaaggtcttaaattaccaaagacccattaaactagattattttattcatttttgtgaatttctagttagtcttcagcattttttgtgtatgatgttggcgtaagcggaaccgtacacattcagttggttgtgaaaggggactatttttagattagcacattagctggttaagctagtgggagcttgtgtcgtggaaaagtgcaagtttaatggtaactggatgattaatcccacgttcgcgacgtggttagcaccggtcccaggcaatagctggaaattatagcagaaattaaattttaaaaaatagcttaatttggtcaaagtggccttaaaaaaggtcttaaaaagtcttaaatttggctcccataaacctgcagataccctgatcatTGTAAAATCCAGATCAGGCTTCTAATCCTACgctgttgttcttttttaaaacacagagcagttttgttttaaaaaagaactacagcatggaattagagaaacgacacagcaagaacacacctaagaggctTCTAATCCTGTGGTATGCACAGATTAAATATTGTTTATTAAACTTAATAAATACCCTCAAAATGTATTAAGTTGAAATGGGATAAGCCTTTAAATGTGGATGTGGGAATCCAACTTTAGTGTCAAAAATAATCCTGTAAACTAAAAGTCTTTCATTAATGTTTCAGGATTATTCTGTAAGTCAacaagttaaaagttaaagttaaagtcccattagttgtcacacacactgatgtgtgtgcgaaatttgttctccgcatttgacccatcccctgggggagcggtgagctgcagacacagccgcgctcgggaaccatttggtggtttaaccccccaatccaaccccttaatgctgagtgtcaagcagagaggcattgggtcccattatttcaaagtctttggtatgacccgaccaggaatcgaaccctgatctcccggtCTCAGGGCGGAtgctctaccactagaccactgagctggtaaaAGCTACTTAGCAGGGTGTAGAGCATTTGTCTTCCGTTGATACTCAAAAGGAAAGAGTTCTAAAACTCTCACACGTGTTTTTAAACACTAAAGTGATACATGTTTTAGCACCTACCACatgtcgttgtgtgtgtgtgtgtgtgtgttttcttcacAGAGGTGTAGACCTGGTCAACATCCACCTGTTCCACGATGCCTCCAACCTTATTGCCTGTAATTCCAGTCCTTCTGTTTATTCAGGCAATCGTAAAAATGCTCTCAGATATGTCATCAACAGGTGAGATGTTTTAGAAATGTCGCCGATATCtgcagaataataaataaagcgcACCCCGAGTATGGATCTAGTACATATCCTGTAGGAATTTAGATGAACTTGGGCGTTTTTGTGAAATTTAACACATTCACGGCATAATAAAAAGGCCTGACAGCATTCATTTCTATCATTTCCTCCAGGATATCTGACAGCCGCTTCACTGCTCTGCCGTTTTTCCTGTTTGGAGACTTTAACTTCCGTCTTGACACCCTTAGTGTGGTTGAGGTTTGTTTCTGCATCCGTTCTTCTTAAAGCTTGAGTGATAAgaggatgtttcagcctgacatcTCGTCTAAACACCCATCGGTGTTTCTGCTTCCAGCATCTGTCCATTGAAACAGAAATGCAGACGGTGAAGAAGGACAGCACCAACGAAGTGGAGAAGATCATATGTGAGGAAAAGGACAGCACCCACCAGGTGATTTCAACCAGAACTTGTTGGATTTCATTAAAAATGTTGGTTTAGGCCTGTTTTTTAATTTGTCCTGCTTTGTTTCCTTCTCAGTTGGTGCTTCATATCGAGGAGAAGTTGTTTGAATATCTGCACGAGGCCTTTTTCAGAGAGGACAATGGCAAAGCGGTAAGAATCCGGTCTCAGGTTATGGCGCTACGATTTAACACGCTGACAAATATTTCATATTACATCCTGTCGGCACAAAACCAGACAAACAAACGAGAACTATAGAAACAACCAAACTGCTACGTCTGTCATTGGAAATTCATCGCAATTCATCATCATTTGGAAATTTTCTATCCCTCAGCTTTTGAAATATGACAAAGAAGTGCAAGCGTTTTGTGACATCATTAGAGAAGTGGACATCACGTTTCCTCCCAGGTAAGATGATGAAATGTGCTGCAAATAAGATGTAAATAACTCCttcagttttcttgtttttattcttacACACTGTTATGTTTTACCCATACAGCTACCCATACAGTGAAGACCACAATCAGCCGACCCGCTACATGAACACTCGCTGCCCTGCCTGGTGTGACCGTATCCTCATGTCCCACACCGCCGATGACCTCATCCACTGGGTCCGTCCTAACTCTCTGCACCCTGCGTGTCTCCACACGTGATTCTTTAGGTCTGGGTACGAATGATCAGGTTCATTGTTGTTTTCAGagcgatgatgatgaagaagaagagaagagtgTTGTTTACAACACAGTAGGTCCTAACGTCTGTATGGGAGACCATAAGGTAAGCGTTTAAAAATCATTAATATCCCACAGGCAGTAAATCAGCCTCCTGGAGTGACTCTTAACGGTTCTCTGTTTCTCCTACAGccggttttcctgtttttccaactAAAGACGAATAACCATTGACCCCAATCCTTCTTTTTGGTAagagtgtgtgttagtgtgtctaGGTAAGATGTAGGTGCTTCCAGAAGCTAGATTCAGAGAGCAATCGGAGTAATTCAGGTCTGCTCCCAGGAGAGCCATAACCAAAGCAGCCCGCTGGACTCGGTGTGAAGTAAGATGAAGTGCCTGCGGGACACAGGCGCACCTTTGTGTCCGGTGCAGCTTGATCACAGGCGATCAGCACCTTCTGCTGATCTATGTCGATCCAATCCTCTCTGCTGCCGCTGTTGCTACACATTAAATGCACTGCAGGCTTTCTTTTCATTAATTACCACCAGGATGGCCAGCTGGAGAGACATTTATCGCGGCCGACGGCGTATTGGCATTTTTACGGCCATGAttttgttttgctgctgtttacatttatttattagtGGATGGACTGCTTTATCATGATTGCTCTTTAGGGGGCTTTAAATCGATGAGATCCTTTCAGTGTGGGAGATGCTTCCTGCTACGTGTTAGACAAAAGCACTCCGAGGCATCGTTTGTCTCTGATTCTTAGACAAACCAATATTAAATCTAGTTTCAGATCTGGTCTCGTGCACTCTGACCGTGTGGTATTtatggtgtgtttgtgtctgctccaggttcacaacctgtttgtcaccaTGAAGAATCAGCATGATCACCACAACTCACTCATCAGCTGCCAGCAGGGCTCGTTATCTCTCTCCCTTCACGTGGTCTCTGGTATCTGATCTGACTGCTGAGCCTCAGCACCTCTACGCTCACAccctctgaggcctagtccacacgtagccgggtttttttaaaaacgaatatccgcccctccaaaaacttgcatccacaccacctcgtttaaaaaaaaactgtccacacgtacccggataaatatgttgttaaggacatgccagacctgtaggcggcagtacttcccccattcttaacctcgtccttcgtctgtggtcttccgcaaggagcagtaattccacttgcaaaaacaaaccagcaaaaagcgcttggacaattgataaagcgagcgcagctctgagggcatccatgctgtcggctagcgtaaacacaggtcgcacacgtgatgtcagcatttttttgtcgcggaaagtgacgttggcggaccttaaaactctggttgtgtctgtccacacgcagacacccaaaacggagaaaacgcagatcttcactttggccggagtttttaaaaagatccgtttttgtgtgaaaaagctccgttttcgtgtggatgacaggccacaacgtagaaaaatatctacgttttggtaattccccggctacgtgtggacagggcctgaatctgCTGCTGAAAACACGACCCAGGCTCCTCCTCAGTCACTGACCAAAACCTTCAGCTAGTCTGACCTTTTTAAAGAATTATAAACCCTTTAAATCCATGCAGGGATTGATCTCTGTGACCTTAATGCAGTTCAGACTTATACTGTTGTAAATTTTGAAcactggctgtgtgtgtgcgcgcgcgtgtgtgtgtgtgtgtgtgtgtttgtgtgtgtgcgcgcgcgcgtgtgtgtgtgtgtgtgcagttttgtaaGTCATGCTCTCTTTAGTTCTTATCTTTACAGTCGCTGTAGTTTTCCTCACACAGAGGAGGAATGTGGCTCCTCTGTTTTTATTTTGATGATCTCCACAGATTCAGCTGAACTGATGAAGGATTTTACACCGACATGTTTTCATCTGAACTCGCACCACACACAGCCGCTCTAACCGTGCTTCCTGAGTCGGTGTTCTAATCAACGTGCAAAAGGAATTCTAGACACGACAACCACCTTCACCAGCTTTCATCTCCTAATTGAACAGAAATAAGCCACGCCTCCCAGTTTTAATGACTCCTTCTATGTACCAGCTGTACATAAAACCAAGTGCTGTGTTTCATAAGCTACAGCTCAGCAGGTCTCAGTTTGTCTCCATCCTTCAGCTGCTGTCCATCCACACAAACATCATCACTGCCCTGGTTTTTCTTAGCTTTAGCTCCTGGCAATCTCTTAATGTTTACTTCATAAGAAAGTGAACGCTTCCGTTCCTCTGACGTTTGAAGTTCCTCTGAACTTGCagcaactacacacacacacacacacacacacacacacacacacacacacacacacacacacgcacacacacacacacgcacgcacacacacacgcacgcacacacacacgcacgcacacacacacacac carries:
- the inpp5l gene encoding inositol polyphosphate-5-phosphatase A isoform X2; protein product: MDRFADVLLVTANVGSLFDHALGSMYFIHKTLKNIYQYDFNVKDLKAVQGKNKHVGSLDRVATVEKEKFPKNFWPDFKWSRKGFMRTRWLIHNQGVDLVNIHLFHDASNLIACNSSPSVYSGNRKNALRYVINRISDSRFTALPFFLFGDFNFRLDTLSVVEHLSIETEMQTVKKDSTNEVEKIICEEKDSTHQLVLHIEEKLFEYLHEAFFREDNGKALLKYDKEVQAFCDIIREVDITFPPSYPYSEDHNQPTRYMNTRCPAWCDRILMSHTADDLIHWSDDDEEEEKSVVYNTVGPNVCMGDHKPVFLFFQLKTNNH
- the inpp5l gene encoding inositol polyphosphate-5-phosphatase A isoform X1; translation: MDRFADVLLVTANVGSLFDHVGEMQNGWLQELYKTISKHKPQFIALHFQEVGGKDYMVNMGQAENFFCNIESSEEMKDFDRVSIYIDNEFQSEDTFTALGSMYFIHKTLKNIYQYDFNVKDLKAVQGKNKHVGSLDRVATVEKEKFPKNFWPDFKWSRKGFMRTRWLIHNQGVDLVNIHLFHDASNLIACNSSPSVYSGNRKNALRYVINRISDSRFTALPFFLFGDFNFRLDTLSVVEHLSIETEMQTVKKDSTNEVEKIICEEKDSTHQLVLHIEEKLFEYLHEAFFREDNGKALLKYDKEVQAFCDIIREVDITFPPSYPYSEDHNQPTRYMNTRCPAWCDRILMSHTADDLIHWSDDDEEEEKSVVYNTVGPNVCMGDHKPVFLFFQLKTNNH